One region of Fragaria vesca subsp. vesca linkage group LG4, FraVesHawaii_1.0, whole genome shotgun sequence genomic DNA includes:
- the LOC101295996 gene encoding SWI/SNF complex subunit SWI3A-like translates to MEHDPGSKQLRPDEPELDLYTIPSHTSWFLWDEIHETEKKGLKEFFDGRSISRTPKVYKEYRDFIINKYREDPARKLTFTEIRKSLVGDVTLLHKVFNFLEKWGLINFGATLGRNDGFGEARITVKVEEGVPSAVRVAANPSDSKPLSATPLERESGSGSASRIALPPLVSYSNVFGDLKKERLVCNNCGGHCDSGHYKYNEGDFLLCTKCFENGNYGENKLKEDFKYNEPVEKSGNTGVEWTEAETLLLLESVVKYGDDWDRVAQNVQTKTKVDCIAKLIDLPFGEVPLGSGHRKGKHSGNLSGSKQGQLSLSECQEAIKTKSHEQANDSEQNGDTANQGPPLKKQCVTSLSDSSSSLITQVSALSTLVGPHITAAAAEAAVTILCEETSCSKEIFNAEDDSVTNGLQSPAINCETERVLQLEDSEMKEKPTESASHVAFEKKDGIPPTLQIRAAIATGLGAAAARAKLLVDQEDREIEHLLATIIGTQMKKLHCKMKNVEEIELLMENEYAETKEEEDSLLAERIDVIQKTINSGVPRWRDHPSLKS, encoded by the exons AAAAAAGGTTTGAAGGAGTTTTTTGATGGGAGGTCTATATCAAGAACACCAAAGGTGTACAAAGAGTATAGGGATTTTATTATTAACAAGTATAGAGAAGACCCTGCTAGAAAGCTCACATTCACCGAGATTCGGAAGTCGCTTGTGGGTGATGTTACTTTGCTGCACAAGGTCTTTAATTTCTTGGAAAAATGGGGGTTGATTAATTTTGGTGCAACTTTGGGGCGCAATGATGGTTTTGGTGAGGCCAGGATTACGGTTAAGGTTGAGGAAGGAGTCCCAAGTGCAGTCCGAGTGGCTGCAAATCCAAGTGATTCTAAGCCCCTTTCGGCAACACCTTTGGAAAGGGAGAGTGGGAGTGGAAGTGCAAGTAGAATTGCGTTGCCTCCATTGGTGTCGTACTCGAATGTTTTTGGTGATTTGAAGAAAGAGAGGTTGGTTTGTAATAATTGTGGCGGACATTGTGATTCTGGACACTACAAGTATAACGAG GGTGATTTTCTACTTTGCACAAAGTGCTTTGAAAATGGAAACTATGGGGAGAACAAATTGAAGGAAGATTTCAAGTACAATGAGCCAGTTGAAAAGAGTGGTAATACTGGAGTTGAGTGGACTGAAGCAGAAACTTTACTTCTTTTAGAATCTGTTGTGAAATATGGAGATGATTGGGATCGTGTTGCTCAAAATGTTCAGACCAAGACCAAAGTTGATTGTATTGCGAAGCTTATTGATCTGCCTTTTGGGGAGGTTCCGTTGGGTTCAGGTCACAGAAAAGGTAAGCACAGTGGCAACTTGAGCGGTTCAAAACAAGGTCAGTTATCTTTGTCAGAGTGTCAAGAGGCTATCAAAACAAAGAGTCATGAGCAGGCAAATGACAGTGAGCAGAATGGAGATACTGCAAACCAAGGCCCCCCTTTGAAAAAACAATGTGTTACTTCCCTTTCGGATTCTAGTAGTTCACTGATTACACAG GTATCAGCCTTATCAACCTTGGTTGGTCCACATATTACAGCTGCTGCAGCTGAGGCTGCTGTTACTATACTTTGTGAGGAAACCTCATGTTCAAAGGAGATATTTAATGCTGAAGATGATTCTGTTACTAATGGCTTGCAGTCTCCCGCTATAAACTGTGAGACAGAGAG AGTCCTTCAACTTGAAGATTCAGAGATGAAGGAGAAGCCAACTGAATCAG CAAGCCATGTTGCATTTGAGAAAAAAGATGGCATACCTCCAACTTTACAAATTAGAGCTGCCATCGCAACAGGTCTTGGAGCAGCTGCTGCTCGTGCAAAATTGCTGGTGGATCAGGAGGATAGAGAGATTGAACATCTTTTGGCAACCATAATAGGGACACAG ATGAAGAAGTTGCACTGCAAAATGAAGAATGTCGAAGAAATAGAGCTGCTTATGGAGAATGAATATGCAGAAACCAAAGAAGAAGAAGATTCTCTGCTAGCAGAGCGAATTGACGTCATACAAAAGACGATAAACTCTGGCGTACCTAGATGGAGGGATCATCCTTCTCTCAAATCTTAA
- the LOC101294171 gene encoding FBD-associated F-box protein At5g22730-like — translation MNFAANDFVNYVCQIFINVDAPNLEELDICFDALVSFSLKNTKCLRKANIDFFDLEELENNDCFLGLADRICQIFTGICDAKYLTVGAPLLAALDIGHQHLLPTFNNLNYLELQLRTCRCLQSLATVLKISPHLEHLKILPNKEQMYANENNYLDDVDVDELEHGLDAPESVPVCLISHLKTICLGDLKGCPNDMEVAKYLVKHGQALNRVTIHTPFSENKEMKSQSPTALRSKFSKFPRGSKTCEIELRIIT, via the exons ATGAATTTTGCTGCTAATGACTTTGTAAATTATGTGTGCCAAATTTTCATTAATGTTGATGCTCCAAATCTTGAAGAGTTAGATATCTGCTTTGATGCTCTAGTGAGCTTTTCTTTGAAGAACACCAAATGTCTACGCAAAGCCAATATAGATTTCTTTGATCTGGAAGAGCTTGAGAACAATGATTGTTTCCTTGGCCTAGCTGATCGCATATGTCAGATTTTCACAGGAATTTGTGATGCCAAGTACCTGACAGTTGGAGCTCCACTTTTGGCG GCCCTTGACATTGGACATCAACATCTTCTGCCTACATTTAATAATTTGAACTACTTGGAGCTACAGCTTCGTACGTGTCGCTGTTTGCAATCACTGGCAACTGTGCTCAAGATATCACCACATTTGGAACATCTGAAGATATTACCGAATAAGGAACAGATGTATGCCAAT GAGAACAACTATCTTGATGATGTCGATGTGGATGAGCTTGAACATGGATTGGATGCACCAGAGTCTGTGCCTGTTTGTTTGATTTCACACCTCAAGACTATTTGCCTAGGGGATCTCAAGGGGTGTCCAAATGACATGGAAGTCGCGAAGTACTTGGTGAAGCATGGCCAGGCTTTGAATAGGGTGACTATTCATACTCCCTTCAGTGAAAACAAAGAGATGAAGTCACAGTCTCCGACTGCCTTAAGGTCGAAATTTTCAAAGTTCCCAAGGGGCTCCAAGACATGTGAGATTGAATTGAGGATAATCACTTGA